A stretch of Linepithema humile isolate Giens D197 chromosome 3, Lhum_UNIL_v1.0, whole genome shotgun sequence DNA encodes these proteins:
- the LOC105676219 gene encoding cilia- and flagella-associated protein 263, whose translation MSLSTISFGSLGLTSKRDEFCFDDMTDAELQQELENIADSNLLLRLENDVFERYLARKEPDSLQTIAQLLETAKRMQKIASQYNRTASPIISTRGSLANIYDKDVVSVGSIHSRGSRYVTPSILMDKAPRGGAKISYAYRIEMVNTEIRELQKILKNLEQTSKRKKVYLRAQVEENEISILEICKIKEEFENNVVQKSIKRKIPAEKFIRFVEEWLKATNTAIERVKLKMTSVKSQIRKVRMQLEQRKALGEALRTIDFEQLGIENQDCMQKIEEKNRYLLQMKRIAGHYSIALTRHKGKLDDLMSTMNKVRDQIVSKKLEMKKLRSKQAALKIEIEKEREQLKSMTMLIDEFEVPDVIDFIKMRVELEQLRRMHKLLSRQRKIQQIMLKSNI comes from the exons atgtcaCTAAGCACCATTAGCTTCGGATCTTTAGGTTTAACCTCCAAACGAGATGAATTTTGTTTCGATG ATATGACAGACGCAGAATTACAACAGGAACTCGAGAATATTGCTGATTCAAATTTGTTGTTGAGATTAGAAAATGATGTTTTTGAACGATATCTTGCACGCAAAGAGCCTGACAGTCTTCAaa CAATAGCGCAACTCTTAGAAACTGCTAAACGCATGCAGAAAATCGCGTCTCAATACAACCGCACAGCTTCACCCATTATAAGCACAAGAGGAAGTCTTGCGAATATTTACGACAAGGATGTAGTAAGCGTCGGCAGCATCCATTCCAGAGGAAGTCGATACGTCACGCCAAGTATTTTAATGGACAAAGCGCCGAGAGGAGGAGCAAA AATCTCTTACGCGTATCGCATTGAAATGGTGAACACCGAAATCCGAGAattgcagaaaatattaaaaaatctggaACAAACGTCGAAAAGGAAGAAAGTATATTTACGAGCGCAAGTGGAAGAGAATGAGATTAGCATTCTcgaaatttgcaaaatcaaggaggaatttgaaaataacgtGGTGCAAAAAAGCATTAAGAGGAAAATACCGGCTGAAAAATTCATCAG GTTTGTGGAAGAATGGTTGAAAGCAACAAACACCGCAATAGAACGCGTCAAGTTGAAAATGACTAGCGTAAAGTCTCAGATAAGAAAAGTCAGGATGCAGCTGGAGCAGAGGAAAGCACTCGGCGAGGCTCTACGCACCATAGACTTTGAACAATTGGGTATAGAAAATCAAGATTGCATGCAAAAAATCGAGGAGAAGAATCGGTATCTGCTCCAAATGAAGAGAATCGCGg GTCATTACAGCATCGCATTAACCAGGCACAAAGGAAAACTGGATGATTTAATGTCTACTATGAACAAAGTAAGAGACCAGATCGTCTCCAAAAAACTGGAGATGAAAAAATTGCGATCGAAACAAGCAGCTCTAAAGATcgagatagagaaagagagagaacagCTTAAGTCGATGACAATGTTAATAGATGAATTTGAG gTTCCGGATGtcatagattttataaaaatgcgcGTGGAACTTGAACAATTGCGTAGAATGCACAAACTATTAAGTAGGCAGAGAAAGATTCAgcaaataatgttaaaatctaacaTCTAA
- the LOC105676522 gene encoding angiotensin-converting enzyme-like translates to MATIGIRNLITFFIILLRDETYGKYLEGLNVNLGDALLFLREYDSAASSMCMRVMMAQWNFATNVTDVNHQKMVDEQTLKLKFERASWRKAITFAWSRIPDPLARRELKMIATKGRNSLTDDKFNEIHHLIAEMKEIYIKAKVCSYKQIDTECNLNIDHDINKIMAQSKDYDELLHYWHAWHEAIGPQLINKYLRYVQLANQAAKSNGFADAGDQMIELFEDEHFQQNIAQVMSAVTPLYKNLFTYVRSKLIERYDDKIREDGPLPAHVLGNMWAQNWEALFELVQPFPASRKLDVTLEMIIQNITPMRMFQIAEEFFTSLGMKPMPPEFWKFSIFEKPIDREIKCTPSAWDFCNRIDYRIKQCTRVTMEDLLSTHYEMAHLQYYLQYKDHPLLFRKEAMPGFKEAVSDAIGLSIFTPQHLHKIGLHSNLTDDYESNINFLMLLALRKVAYIPFAYIVDQWRWRVFSDGVQDMTARWWELRLQYQGIVPPISRSERNFDPAAKYHIPADSPYAKYFVSAVLQFQLFQSLCEISGHTGELHTCDLYRSREAGRLLSDVLSTGALKPWQDVVRQLTRGKTNRIDAGAMLKYFEPLNAWLKRQNEMQPVIGWISSRDDKALFAQWYQSSARKIESWSLFPLLLIICKICIY, encoded by the exons ATGGCGACAATAGGGATCCGAAATctcattactttttttattattctattacgAGATGAAACCTATGGAAAATATTTGGAG gGTCTCAACGTGAACTTGGGAGACGCACTTTTATTTCTCAGAGAGTATGACAGCGCAGCTTCGTCAATGTGCATGAGAGTGATGATGGCGCAATGGAATTTTGCGACAAATGTTACTGATGTAAATCATCAGAAAATg GTGGATGAACaaacgttaaaattaaaatttgaaagagCTTCTTGGCGGAAAGCCATCACTTTTGCTTGGAGTCGAATACCGGATCCTTTAGCAAGAAGGGAACTTAAAATGATTGCTACAAAAGGTCGGAATTCCTTGACCGACGATAAGTTCAATGAG ATACACCACTTAATAGCCGAGATGAAAGAGATTTACATTAAAGCCAAAGTATGCTCGTATAAACAAATCGATACTGAGTGCAATTTGAATATAGATCACG atataaataaaataatggcACAGTCAAAAGACTATGATGAATTATTGCATTACTGGCACGCGTGGCACGAAGCAATCGGTCCacaacttataaataaatatttaagatacgTTCAATTGGCAAATCAAGCAGCTAAATCAAATG GTTTTGCTGACGCTGGCGATCAGATGATAGAACTGTTCGAAGACGAACATTTCCAGCAAAATATAGCGCAAGTGATGTCAGCTGTAACTCCGCTCTATAAGAATCTATTTACTTATGTGCGATCGAAACTGATTGAGAGATACGATGACAAAATACGCGAGGACGGGCCTCTACCGGCGCATGTTTTGGGAAATATGTGGGCTCAAAATTGGGAAGCTCTGTTCGAGTTAGTGCAGCCTTTCCCCGCGAGCAGAAAGCTCGATGTGACTTTGGAGATGATTATTCAGAATATCACACCAATGAG GATGTTTCAAATAGCAGAGGAATTTTTTACTTCACTCGGAATGAAGCCGATGCCTCCGGAATTTTGGAAGTTCTCCATTTTTGAAAAACCTATTGACAGGGAAATCAAGTGCACTCCTAGTGCGTGGGATTTTTGTAATAGAATCGATTATAg aataaaacaatgtacCAGAGTTACAATGGAAGATCTTCTGTCGACGCATTACGAAATGGcgcatttgcaatattatttacaatacaaGGATCATCCGCTACTATTTCGGAAAGAAGCAATGCCAG GATTCAAGGAAGCTGTCAGTGACGCAATTGGTTTATCGATTTTTACTCCTCAGCATTTACACAAAATTGGATTGCACAGTAATTTAACAGATGATTATGAGagtaacataaattttttgatgcTATTAGCTCTTCGCAAAGTGGCTTATATACCGTTCGCTTATATAGTTGATCAG tGGAGATGGCGCGTCTTCAGCGATGGTGTGCAAGATATGACGGCACGCTGGTGGGAATTAAGATTACAATATCAGGGCATTGTTCCTCCCATATCTAGATCCGAAAGAAATTTCGATCCAGCAGCGAAGTATCACATCCCGGCGGACAGTCCTTACGCAAA GTATTTTGTAAGCGCCGTCTTACAGTTCCAATTATTCCAGTCACTGTGTGAAATTTCCGGTCACACCGGCGAGTTACATACTTGCGATCTTTATAGATCGCGCGAAGCAGGTCGGCTATTATC AGATGTTCTGTCGACGGGAGCTTTAAAACCATGGCAAGATGTTGTCAGACAATTGACGCGAGGTAAAACGAATCGAATAGATGCTGGTGCCatgcttaaatattttgagCCATTGAACGCGTGGTTGAAACGACAAAATGAAATGCAGCCTGTAATCGGTTGGATTTCCAGCCGCGATGACAAAG CACTGTTTGCGCAATGGTATCAGAGCAGTGCGCGGAAAATAGAATCATGGAGTTTATTCCCTTTGCTgcttataatttgcaaaatatgtatttattaa
- the LOC105676280 gene encoding fas apoptotic inhibitory molecule 1 produces the protein MAGILLRSLHNLETSANEPTAKWTIPLSDGNHVVEFEHGTATGKRTVKVDNNEIVHRDWMFRLVGDEVFTFNNTKFVIRVDPMPGLKYSYSLWVNGKSYKQFVQTQSKVLETWLAKVGNEEYRIVLDKQTHSVWINGEEIEAENEFMDGGAEILFSVGDLPASIRSHSSEQKDIGIVYELYIDNVEIQQEALFEEP, from the exons ATGGCAGGCATTCTACTTCG AAGTCTTCATAATTTGGAAACGTCGGCAAATGAACCCACTGCGAAGTGGACCATCCCTTTGAGCGACGGAAATCACGTTGTGGAGTTCGAACATGGAACAGCAACAGGCAAGCGTACAGTAAAAGTCGATAACAATGAAATAGTTCACAGGGATTGGATGTTTCGTCTAGTCGGTGACGAAGTTTTTACGTTCAATAACactaaatttgtaattagaGTTGATCCGATGCCAG GTCTTAAATATTCATACTCGTTGTGGGTGAACGGAAAAAGTTACAAGCAGTTTGTTCAGACGCAATCAAAAGTATTAGAGACTTGGTTGGCTAAAGTTGGAAATGAAGAGTATAGAATCGTATtag ACAAGCAAACTCACAGCGTTTGGATAAATGGAGAGGAAATCGAAGCTGag aaCGAATTCATGGACGGCGGTGCAGAAATTCTTTTCTCCGTCGGCGATTTACCAGCCTCGATCAGATCTCATAGTTCAGAACAAAAAGACATCGGCATAGTGTACGAATTATACATTGATAATGTTGAAATTCAACAAGAAGCTCTGTTTGAAGAGCCTTAA
- the Faa gene encoding fumarylacetoacetase — MKTFINYSADCDFPIENLPYGVFSTEDKPEKRIGVAIGDEILDLSAIANHFDGPLLKNKQDVFRRDCLNDFMSLGRPAWLEARSKLQILLSNSNATLQDAEVCSKVFVAQKNATMHLPAKIGDYTDFYSSLNHATNVGIMFRGKENALPANWKYLPIGYHGRASSVVVSGTSIRRPRGQTLPIEGAEPHFGPCRLMDFELEAAFFVGGPPTNLGDTVPASKAYDHIFGMVLMNDWSARDIQKWEYVPLGPFGSKNVGTTISPWVITMEALEPFKVPNMTQDPTPFPYLQHDKSCNFDIKLEVDLKPKSGVVTTICRSNFKYMYWTPQQQLAHHTVTGCNINPGDLMGSGTISGETSDSYGSMLELCWKGTRTIPLKDGTTRKFLQDYDEITIRGYCVGDGYRVGFGSCAGKLLPAHTE, encoded by the exons ATGAAGACCTTCATCAACTACTCGGCGGATTGCGATTTTCCGATTGAGAATTTGCCGTACGGAGTCTTCTCTACAGAAGATAAG cCAGAAAAAAGGATAGGCGTGGCGATTGGTGACGAAATTTTGGACTTGAGCGCTATCGCGAATCATTTCGATGGTCcactgttaaaaaataaacaagatgTATTCCGTCGTGATTGCTTGAATGATTTTATGTCTTTGGGAAGACCAGCATGGCTAGAAGCAAGATCGAAACTTCAAATTCTGCTTTCCAATAGCAATGCTACTTTACAAGATGCGGAAGTTTGTTCAAA agtCTTCGTCGCACAGAAGAATGCTACGATGCATTTGCCGGCAAAAATTGGCGACTACACGGACTTTTACTCATCTCTCAATCATGCTACAAACGTCGGCATCATGTTCCGTGGGAAAGAAAACGCGCTACCGGCGAATTG GAAATACTTGCCGATCGGTTATCACGGAAGAGCAAGTTCCGTTGTTGTGTCAGGCACGTCCATAAGACGACCACGTGGTCAGACACTTCCGATCGAAGGCGCGGAGCCGCATTTCGGGCCTTGCAGATTAATGGATTTTGAACTCGAGGCTGCTTTCTTCGTTGGTGGACCACCTACGAATCTTGGTGATACCGTTCCAGCTTCGAAGGCTTACGATCATATCTTTGGAATGGTCTTGATGAATGATTGGAGTG cgCGAGATATCCAGAAGTGGGAATACGTTCCATTGGGTCCGTTTGGTTCAAAGAATGTAGGAACTACAATTTCTCCATGGGTTATTACGATGGAAGCTCTCGAGCCCTTCAAGGTACCCAACATGACTCAAGATCCAACACCATTTCCGTATTTGCAACATGATAAATCttgtaattttgatattaaattggaAGTTGATCTTAAAC ctaAAAGTGGTGTAGTAACAACTATATGCCGgagcaattttaaatacatgtaCTGGACTCCGCAGCAACAATTAGCGCATCATACTGTGACTGGGTGCAACATTAATCCTGGTGATTTAATGGGTTCCGGCACTATAAGTGGAGAG acttCGGACTCTTATGGTTCTATGTTGGAATTATGTTGGAAAGGCACACGTACCATTCCGTTAAAAGATGGTACCACAAGAAAATTTCTTCAAGATTATGACGAAATAACTATTCGCG GTTATTGCGTCGGTGACGGATATAGAGTCGGTTTCGGATCATGCGCGGGTAAATTGTTACCCGCCCACaccgaataa